One genomic region from Halomicrobium zhouii encodes:
- a CDS encoding presenilin family intramembrane aspartyl protease PSH: MTERRRVAFGVGIIVAIFLFIQLSAIALVEPFEAAGYQPVENPEDPANSLVYVGAILVATAFMLAAFKLNVDALIRLIIVASGAWLSLYVFRVLMRFVAPAPLADVVAIPFAIALGVALYVHPEWYVIDIAGAFMGAAAAGLFGIGFGVLPALILLTVLAVYDAISVYGTEHMLTLASGVMDLKVPVVLVIPMTADYSFLDADMPDPMADDADSDEQSAISESSVDAESGADAEPTTDFTRGGSEGQVDETEAADPLEREAMFIGLGDAVIPTVLVASAAFFAPASVPTLAGVALPALTAMVGTFAGLAVLLWMVMKGRAHAGLPLLNGGTIAGYVLGALVSGLTLVQALGLDAYL, from the coding sequence ATGACAGAGCGAAGGCGCGTCGCGTTCGGCGTCGGCATCATCGTCGCCATCTTCCTGTTCATCCAGTTGTCCGCGATAGCGCTCGTGGAGCCGTTCGAGGCGGCGGGGTACCAGCCCGTCGAGAACCCCGAGGACCCGGCGAACAGCCTGGTCTACGTCGGTGCTATCCTCGTCGCGACGGCGTTCATGCTCGCCGCGTTCAAGCTGAACGTCGACGCGCTGATCCGGCTGATCATCGTCGCCTCCGGGGCGTGGCTCTCGCTGTACGTCTTCCGCGTACTGATGCGGTTCGTCGCGCCGGCTCCCCTCGCCGACGTCGTCGCCATCCCGTTCGCCATCGCGCTGGGCGTCGCGCTGTACGTCCATCCGGAGTGGTACGTCATCGACATCGCGGGGGCCTTCATGGGCGCCGCCGCCGCTGGCCTGTTCGGCATCGGCTTCGGCGTCCTCCCGGCGCTGATACTGCTGACCGTCCTGGCCGTCTACGACGCCATCAGCGTGTACGGCACCGAGCACATGCTGACCCTGGCGTCCGGTGTGATGGACCTCAAAGTACCGGTCGTACTCGTCATCCCGATGACGGCGGACTACTCGTTCCTCGACGCCGACATGCCGGACCCGATGGCGGACGACGCGGACTCGGACGAGCAGTCGGCGATTTCCGAGTCGTCGGTCGACGCGGAGTCCGGCGCGGACGCCGAACCGACCACCGACTTCACGCGCGGCGGCAGTGAGGGCCAGGTCGACGAGACGGAGGCCGCAGACCCGCTCGAACGGGAAGCGATGTTCATCGGCCTGGGGGACGCCGTCATCCCGACGGTGCTGGTCGCCAGCGCCGCCTTCTTCGCGCCAGCGAGCGTGCCGACGCTGGCCGGCGTCGCCCTGCCCGCGCTCACGGCGATGGTCGGCACCTTCGCCGGACTAGCCGTCCTGCTGTGGATGGTGATGAAGGGACGCGCCCACGCGGGGCTCCCGTTGCTCAACGGTGGGACGATAGCGGGTTACGTCCTGGGAGCGCTCGTGAGCGGCCTGACGCTCGTCCAGGCGCTCGGACTCGACGCGTACCTGTAG
- a CDS encoding ornithine cyclodeaminase family protein has translation MSDADSTALFLTSENVTGLATPAEYVDAVREGYRERGRGAPAAPRTALFNDVPAGMLTSYTAILPETGAMGGYVYAAGFDERDAYFSLPLFDADSGEPLAVFDGASLNPFKTGAVGAVGVDALARRNASDLALFGSGPQARGQLRATATVRDLERVEVYSPTKDHRESFAAEMNDELDASVAAVATPDAAIEGADVVVTATNADDPVFDGDLLEQGTHVTAMGQYNPEKRELDAATIRRSTYVPDLRERVAQDAGSFIGALEEGAIDEDHVHAELGDVVAGEADGRTDEDEITVFDSGGTAIETVAAAYMLYERARDQGLGTEIEFSPASQALTGR, from the coding sequence ATGAGCGACGCCGATTCGACGGCACTGTTTCTGACGAGTGAGAACGTGACCGGACTCGCGACGCCGGCGGAGTACGTCGACGCGGTTCGCGAGGGATACCGGGAACGTGGGCGAGGTGCGCCGGCCGCTCCCCGGACCGCCCTCTTCAACGACGTCCCGGCGGGTATGTTGACCAGTTACACGGCCATCCTTCCGGAGACCGGCGCGATGGGCGGCTACGTCTACGCCGCCGGCTTCGACGAGCGCGACGCCTACTTCTCCCTGCCGCTGTTCGACGCCGACAGCGGGGAACCACTGGCCGTGTTCGACGGGGCATCACTCAACCCCTTCAAGACCGGCGCGGTCGGCGCCGTCGGCGTCGACGCGCTCGCCCGGCGGAACGCCTCAGACCTCGCGCTGTTCGGGAGCGGCCCGCAAGCCCGCGGACAGCTCCGGGCGACGGCGACGGTCAGGGACCTGGAGCGCGTCGAGGTGTACTCGCCCACCAAGGACCACCGGGAGTCTTTCGCTGCAGAGATGAACGACGAACTCGACGCAAGCGTCGCCGCCGTCGCGACGCCTGACGCCGCTATCGAGGGCGCCGACGTCGTCGTCACGGCGACGAACGCAGACGATCCGGTGTTCGACGGGGATCTCCTCGAGCAGGGGACCCACGTCACCGCGATGGGCCAGTACAATCCCGAGAAGCGCGAACTCGACGCCGCGACGATACGTCGGTCGACGTACGTCCCGGACCTGCGCGAGCGCGTCGCCCAGGACGCCGGGTCCTTCATCGGAGCCCTCGAGGAGGGAGCTATCGACGAGGACCACGTGCACGCCGAACTCGGCGATGTCGTCGCTGGCGAGGCAGACGGGCGCACGGACGAGGACGAGATCACCGTCTTCGACAGCGGTGGGACGGCCATAGAAACAGTCGCGGCGGCCTACATGCTGTACGAGCGGGCGAGAGACCAGGGGCTGGGGACGGAAATCGAGTTCTCGCCAGCAAGTCAGGCGCTCACGGGCAGGTGA
- a CDS encoding DUF3054 domain-containing protein has product MNQAWSLRRRVEPTSLTALVAIGDLLAIATFVVAGELSHGYGLLEYAGRIAATLVTFLVGWAVVSVPGRLYSHSTVGDLETEVLRTLGAWVLAVGIAQVLRSTAVFPGDFAPTFALVSFAVGGALLVGWRALVSVVR; this is encoded by the coding sequence ATGAACCAGGCGTGGTCGCTCAGACGGCGCGTCGAACCGACGTCGCTGACGGCACTGGTTGCCATCGGTGACCTCCTCGCGATCGCAACGTTCGTCGTCGCTGGCGAGCTCTCCCACGGGTACGGCCTCTTGGAATACGCGGGGCGCATCGCCGCGACACTGGTCACGTTTCTGGTCGGATGGGCAGTCGTTTCGGTCCCCGGCCGCCTGTACAGTCACAGTACAGTCGGTGACCTCGAAACGGAGGTCCTCCGAACGCTAGGGGCGTGGGTTCTCGCAGTCGGCATCGCCCAGGTGCTCCGATCGACGGCTGTCTTCCCCGGTGACTTCGCACCGACGTTCGCCCTGGTATCCTTTGCCGTCGGTGGCGCCCTGCTCGTCGGGTGGCGAGCGCTCGTCTCGGTCGTCAGGTGA
- a CDS encoding DUF7331 family protein — protein sequence MSTNATDDTNEATDGEQTRFAELNIGDDEFVIYDRQNHQSWIQSTVAIDVGSMR from the coding sequence ATGAGCACGAACGCCACGGACGATACGAACGAGGCCACGGACGGCGAGCAGACGCGATTCGCCGAACTGAACATCGGCGACGACGAGTTCGTCATCTACGACCGGCAGAATCACCAGTCGTGGATTCAGTCGACAGTGGCCATCGACGTCGGTTCGATGCGATGA